A window of Phycodurus eques isolate BA_2022a chromosome 5, UOR_Pequ_1.1, whole genome shotgun sequence contains these coding sequences:
- the myrf gene encoding myelin regulatory factor isoform X3, which yields MLWLRAGHDITSTLDTANIDTSILEEYISKEDDSTDICFSEVHSTPGPNYSSPQAGVSSSGGLVCGVSPPIPLRQGAPPPGPQNCPNAYPPGPSLSLRHSYPCLGQHQQHQQQQQHHQHQQHQQQAHVKPEHRGHYAPGTLPESPPDSSSEPYSPQQVNDPHMIRTMTPENMCHMTPTPPLPPHGHYPSMHRDMYLKPEPIISQYPIGPATSAGGGDLQQAQMLHQLLQHPQGQDGIPVHQAKKRKHSDSPNSTINSQILTGIIKQEPGLMQDADSGYMDPNYQCIKWQPHQQNKWTPLYDANCKELPMPTYRVDADKGFNFSLSDDAFVCQKKNHFQVTVYVGMLGDPKFVKTSEGLQPIDCFYLKLNGVKVEAMNQSINVEQSQSDRSKRPFKPVLVSLPPEQVTKVTVGRLHFSETTANNMRKKGKPNPDQRYFMLVVALHAQSHSQTYTVAAHVSERIIVRVTSSHASNPGQFESDSDVLWQRGQLPDSVYHHGRVGINTDRPDEALVVHGNVKVMGSLVHPSDIRAKENVQEVDTTDNLKRISQMRLVHYQYKPEFAATVGIENTAETGVIAQEVQQILPEAVKEGGDVVCANGETIPNLLVVNKERIFMENVGAVKELCKLTDNLETRIDELERWSRKLAKLRRLDSMKSTVSGGTVSQSGSYFSRTGSGPHKKKTVKPGSKSPLPDQGCISQKFMQGSILALVIVMAFSVISMSILYVLTLHHRGDVTDKDGFVSYPCALSVSWIPIFTATVTFCPPACSWSRAAMGSSHKSPFVLLSTTPASACCSTTASNNQSSTIVTLNNNQSAAAPDNLVPTPGIINKKAKSRIMDKDGRNRNRLSHTSAPLYLAKSKRPPSTDLDGAGAANRLPGGQQPPPRRQRSVYLKGGRSTPSLTGLHIVETDQEITTQQCKTPKSCSYTISLHGNTNSSLSQLTLHMMSTDSVWIQQCRATKGRLCPNHTDTELYSGEQTSTQGTHHLWSVPLLSFQDITYHFRVSSSDGMSCATEGEMTSYSDYHFVIESSCV from the exons ATGCTTTGGCTACGTGCAG GCCATGATATTACCAGTACTCTGGATACAGCCAACATCGACACCAGTATCCTGGAAGAGTACATCAGCAAGGAGGACGATAGCACTGACAT CTGTTTCTCAGAGGTCCACAGCACCCCGGGACCAAATTACTCATCTCCCCAGGCAGGAGTGTCCTCCTCTGGGGGGTTGGTGTGTGGCGTGAGCCCTCCGATTCCCCTCCGCCAGGGAGCCCCGCCCCCCGGACCCCAAAACTGTCCAAACGCATACCCTCCAGGTCCTTCCCTGAGCCTACGGCACAGCTACCCCTGCCTGGGTCAGCATCAGCAAcaccaacaacagcagcagcaccacCAACACCAGCAGCACCAGCAACAGGCTCACGTCAAACCCGAGCACAGAGGCCACTACGCCCCTGG aACTCTTCCTGAGTCTCCGCCAGACTCAAGCTCAGAGCCGTACTCTCCTCAACAGGTGAATG ATCCCCACATGATCAGGACCATGACACCGGAAAACATGTGTCACATGACTCCGACGCCACCCCTTCCGCCTCATGGGCATTATCCCAGCATGCACCGTGACATGTACCTGAAGCCTGAGCCTATAATATCACAATATCCTATCGGTCCAGCCACGAGTGCAGGTGGAGGAGACCTGCAGCAGGCACAGATGCTCCACCAGCTTCTGCAGCATCCGCAGGGGCAGGA TGGAATTCCTGTTCACCAGGCCAAAAAGAGGAAGCATTCTGACTCACCCAACAGCACTATCAATTCCCAAATCCTCACAGGTATCATCAAACAAGAACCAG GTTTGATGCAGGATGCAGACAGTGGATACATGGACCCAAATTATCAGTGCATCAAGTGGCAACCTCACCAGCAGAACAAGTGGACGCCACTTTATGATGCAAACTGCAAAGAGCT TCCGATGCCGACCTACAGAGTTGACGCTGACAAAGGCTTCAACTTCTCCTTGTCCGACGATGCTTTTGTGTGCCAGAAGAAGAACCACTTCCAGGTGACGGTGTACGTAGGCATGCTAGGAGATCCCAAGTTCGTCAAGACAAGTGAAGGCCTTCAGCCCATCGACTGTTTCTATCTGAAACTCAACGGAGTGAAA GTGGAGGCCATGAACCAGTCCATCAATGTGGAGCAGTCACAGTCAGATCGAAGCAAGAGGCCTTTCAAGCCAGTTCT GGTCTCCTTGCCCCCAGAGCAAGTCACAAAAGTGACAGTGGGGCGGCTCCATTTCAGCGAAACCACAGCAAACAACATGAGGAAGAAAGGGAAACCAAATCCTGACCAGAG GTATTTCATGCTGGTGGTGGCACTGCATGCTCAGTCCCACAGTCAGACCTACACTGTGGCTGCTCATGTGTCTGAGAGGATCATCGTCAGGGTAACGTCCAGCCAT GCATCCAACCCAGGCCAATTTGAAAGTGACTCAGATGTGCTGTGGCAGCGAGGCCAATTACCCGACTCAGTCTACCATCACGGGAGAGTCGGCATCAACACAGACCGGCCGGACGAGGCCCTTGTTGTCCACGGTAATGTCAAGGTCATGGGCTCCCTTGTGCATCCGTCTGACATCCGAGCCAAAGAGAATGTACAAGAG GTGGACACCACAGACAATTTGAAACGGATTTCTCAGATGAGGCTGGTCCATTATCAATACAAGCCCGAGTTTGCTGCCACCGTCGGCATAGAGAACACTGCAGAGACTG GGGTGATTGCTCAAGAAGTCCAACAAATCTTACCTGAGGCAGTCAAGGAGGGGGGTGATGTTGTGTGCGCCAACGGTGAAACCATTCCCAACCTTTTAGTTGTCAACAAG GAGCGCATCTTCATGGAGAACGTGGGTGCGGTGAAGGAGCTATGCAAGCTGACAGACAACCTCGAGACCCGAATAGACGAACTGGAGCGCTGGAGCCGCAAACTGGCCAAGCTGCGACGTCTCGATAGCATGAAGAGCACCGTGAGCGGAGGCACGGTCAG CCAGTCAGGAAGTTATTTTAGCAGGACAGGAAGTGGTCCCCACAAAAAGAAGACGGTCAAACCTGGGAGCAAG AGCCCACTTCCAGATCAAGGTTGTATCAGTCAGAAGTTCATGCAGGGGAGCATCCTGGCCCTCGTCATCGTCATGGCCTTCAG TGTCATATCCATGTCCATCCTTTACGTACTGACTCTTCATCATAGAGGAGACGTCACAGACAAAGATGG CTTTGTTTCCTACCCATGTGCTCTCTCCGTCTCTTGGATACCCATCTTCACTGCCACTGTCACTTTCTGTCCGCCTGCATGTTCATG GTCAAGAGCTGCAATGGGATCCTCACACAAGAGTCCATTTGTTCTGCTTTCCACGACGCCTGCATCAG CTTGCTGTTCGACCACAGCCTCGAACAACCAATCCTCAACCATTGTGACATTAAATAACAACCAATCTGCTGCAG CTCCAGACAACTTGGTTCCCACACCAGGCATCATTAATAAGAAGGCCAAGTCCAGAATAATGGACAAGGATGGACGCAACAGAAACCGTCTCAGTCACACGTCTGCGCCGCTGTACCTGGCCAAGTCCAAAAGGCCTCCATCGACAGACTTGGATGGAGCGGGAGCCGCCAACCGTCTGCCTGGCGGGCAGCAACCACCACCACGCAGACAGCGCAGTGTATATTTAAAAG GAGGAAGATCAACTCCATCTCTGACCGGTCTTCATATAGTGGAGACGGACCAAGAAATCACAACACAACAATGTAAAACCCCCAAAAGCTGCAG CTACACAATATCCCTCCATGGAAACACAAATTCTTCACTATCACAACTCACTTTGCACATGAT GTCCACTGACAGTGTGTGGATCCAACAATGTAGAGCCACCAAAGGACGTCTTTGTCCAAATCACACTGACACAGAGCTGTACAGTGGAGAACAAACATCAACACAG GGAACTCATCACTTGTGGTCAGTGCCTCTGCTGTCCTTCCAGGACATCACCTATCACTTTCGTGTCTCCTCGTCT